The following proteins are co-located in the Halarcobacter sp. genome:
- a CDS encoding LysE family translocator, translating into MSLESSLTFFLAILIFGITPGPGVFALLARGMTLGSKQCIPLAFGMTISDVIYLIFACLGLATIAHNYAFLFEVIRILGALYLFYLGYKMFTAPIEIEDTQKNETVKKDFVLAFIQGFLISASNPKVILFYIAFLPTFLDIKSLDARDIIWVSFLTIIALMIGLMFVSILANKAKKLLRSKKSLKRLNYTAGSIMVAAGSFLLFNKQS; encoded by the coding sequence TTGAGTTTAGAAAGCTCTTTAACATTTTTTCTAGCAATATTAATATTTGGAATAACTCCAGGACCAGGTGTATTTGCTCTTCTTGCAAGAGGTATGACACTTGGTTCTAAACAATGTATCCCCTTAGCTTTTGGAATGACAATAAGTGATGTAATCTATTTAATTTTTGCCTGTCTAGGATTAGCTACAATTGCACACAACTATGCTTTTTTATTTGAAGTAATAAGAATTTTAGGTGCTTTATATCTATTTTATCTTGGATATAAAATGTTTACAGCACCAATAGAGATTGAAGATACACAGAAAAATGAGACCGTAAAAAAAGATTTTGTATTGGCTTTTATTCAAGGTTTTCTTATATCAGCTTCAAATCCAAAAGTGATACTTTTTTATATAGCTTTTTTACCAACATTCTTAGATATAAAATCATTAGATGCTAGGGATATTATTTGGGTATCTTTTTTAACAATTATTGCATTAATGATAGGATTGATGTTTGTATCAATTTTAGCTAATAAAGCTAAAAAACTATTGAGATCTAAAAAATCTCTAAAAAGATTAAATTACACTGCAGGTTCTATAATGGTTGCAGCTGGTAGTTTTCTTTTATTTAATAAGCAGTCTTAA
- the ribD gene encoding bifunctional diaminohydroxyphosphoribosylaminopyrimidine deaminase/5-amino-6-(5-phosphoribosylamino)uracil reductase RibD translates to MKIDDSFYMKLAIDEAWKYQLLTYPNPAVGCVVVKNGEILSIEAHKEAGLAHAEVNALKAAYLKKYPNDLIKMKKTSHEIHEYLINNHDNFFKDCEVYVTLEPCNHIGKTPACANLLKELKPKRVIIAHKDINKEASGGIEVLINENIEVIIGCMEKEAYELLYPFIKWTSGSFIFFKMAMTLNGCIDGKISSNQTLAYTHTLRDKIDLMLIGGNTVRIDKPTLDARYIVGRAPNIFIYSKNKIFDNNIPLFKVPNRDVIISDDLFKLLDYKFIMVEGTYTLMETLKERIDYIILLISPKIRKGLNALNEIDQDFEIIHENKLGKEKIVYLKRK, encoded by the coding sequence ATGAAAATTGATGATAGCTTTTATATGAAATTAGCTATAGATGAAGCTTGGAAATATCAACTTTTAACATATCCTAACCCTGCTGTTGGTTGTGTTGTGGTGAAAAATGGTGAAATACTTTCAATAGAAGCTCATAAAGAGGCAGGACTTGCTCATGCTGAAGTAAATGCATTAAAAGCAGCATATTTGAAAAAGTATCCCAATGATTTAATTAAAATGAAAAAAACAAGTCATGAAATTCATGAATATTTAATTAACAATCATGATAATTTTTTTAAAGATTGTGAAGTATATGTTACTTTAGAACCTTGTAATCATATAGGTAAAACACCAGCTTGCGCAAATTTATTAAAAGAGTTAAAACCTAAAAGAGTAATCATAGCTCATAAGGACATTAATAAAGAAGCCAGTGGGGGCATAGAAGTCTTAATAAATGAAAATATAGAGGTAATTATTGGTTGTATGGAAAAAGAGGCTTATGAGCTTTTATATCCATTTATTAAGTGGACAAGTGGGTCATTTATATTTTTTAAAATGGCTATGACGCTAAATGGTTGTATTGATGGAAAAATATCATCCAATCAGACCTTGGCTTATACACATACATTAAGAGATAAAATTGATTTAATGTTAATAGGTGGAAATACAGTAAGAATAGATAAACCAACATTAGATGCTAGATATATTGTAGGTCGTGCACCAAATATCTTTATTTATTCTAAAAACAAAATATTTGATAACAATATTCCATTATTTAAAGTACCTAATAGAGATGTAATTATAAGTGATGATTTATTTAAATTGTTAGATTATAAGTTTATTATGGTTGAGGGAACTTACACTTTAATGGAAACATTAAAAGAGAGAATAGATTATATTATACTACTAATAAGTCCAAAGATTAGAAAAGGGCTTAATGCTTTAAATGAGATAGATCAAGACTTCGAAATTATACATGAAAATAAACTAGGTAAAGAAAAAATAGTTTACTTAAAAAGAAAATAA